A genomic segment from Myxococcota bacterium encodes:
- the rpsP gene encoding 30S ribosomal protein S16, with product MVKIRLSRAGAKKHPYYHLIAIDERKRRDGRPLERLGTYEPGRSDAALTLDLAAVDAWVAKGAVLTETAASLVRKARRAAVAAPAGESA from the coding sequence ATGGTGAAGATCCGCCTTTCGCGCGCGGGCGCGAAGAAGCACCCCTACTACCACCTGATCGCGATCGACGAGCGCAAGCGCCGCGACGGCCGCCCGCTCGAGCGCCTCGGCACCTACGAGCCAGGCCGCAGCGACGCTGCGCTCACGCTCGATCTCGCCGCGGTCGACGCGTGGGTCGCGAAGGGCGCGGTGCTGACCGAGACCGCGGCCTCGCTCGTGCGCAAGGCGCGCCGCGCCGCCGTCGCGGCGCCCGCCGGCGAGAGCGCCTGA
- a CDS encoding YraN family protein, which translates to MPTPGPDPGAARDARRALGARGEARAAAHLERRGYRILARNVRAGGVELDLVARRGALVVFVEVKTRRGSRHGAPVEAVDAHKQARLARGAAAWLHAERAGLARGCRRARFDVVACVEHADGHHSIAHWPGAFDAP; encoded by the coding sequence ATGCCCACTCCCGGCCCGGATCCCGGCGCGGCGCGCGATGCGCGGCGCGCACTCGGCGCGCGCGGCGAGGCGCGCGCCGCCGCGCACCTCGAGCGACGCGGCTACCGCATCCTCGCGCGCAACGTCCGCGCGGGCGGCGTCGAGCTCGATCTCGTCGCGCGCCGCGGCGCGCTCGTCGTGTTCGTGGAGGTGAAGACGCGCCGCGGGAGCCGCCACGGCGCGCCGGTCGAGGCCGTCGATGCGCACAAGCAGGCGCGGCTCGCGCGGGGCGCGGCGGCCTGGCTGCACGCGGAACGCGCGGGACTGGCGCGCGGCTGTCGCCGCGCGCGCTTCGACGTCGTCGCGTGCGTCGAGCACGCCGACGGCCACCACTCGATCGCGCACTGGCCGGGAGCCTTCGACGCGCCGTGA
- a CDS encoding Sua5/YciO/YrdC/YwlC family protein — protein sequence MPSRADARAAAGAADEGEIARAAERIAAGGLVAFPTETVWGLAADAASASALAALARFKGRPLAQATSVLVSGPERLAALALDVDARARAWIDAFWPGPLTLVLPSRAPDALAPGIANARGEVGVRCSPHAVAAALARACEARGVRAVTATSCNAHGEPEAATRAQARDVCARAGEPALVLATGADASRAAPSTVVRSPGAAHAAEILREGAIAASALRAAALERGLDAALASPARGPAR from the coding sequence GTGCCCTCGCGCGCTGACGCGCGCGCGGCGGCGGGCGCGGCCGACGAAGGCGAGATCGCGCGCGCCGCGGAGCGCATCGCCGCGGGCGGGCTCGTCGCGTTTCCGACCGAGACGGTCTGGGGCCTCGCCGCCGACGCGGCGAGCGCGAGCGCGCTCGCCGCGCTCGCGCGCTTCAAGGGGCGACCGCTCGCGCAGGCGACGTCGGTCCTCGTGTCGGGCCCGGAGCGCCTCGCCGCGCTCGCGCTCGACGTCGATGCGCGCGCCCGCGCGTGGATCGACGCGTTCTGGCCCGGCCCGCTCACGCTCGTCCTCCCGAGCCGCGCCCCGGACGCCCTCGCGCCGGGCATCGCGAACGCGCGCGGCGAGGTCGGTGTGCGCTGCAGCCCGCACGCGGTGGCCGCGGCGCTCGCCCGGGCCTGCGAGGCGCGCGGCGTGCGCGCCGTGACCGCGACGAGCTGCAACGCGCACGGCGAGCCCGAGGCGGCGACGCGCGCGCAGGCGCGCGACGTCTGCGCGCGCGCGGGCGAGCCCGCCCTCGTGCTCGCGACGGGCGCCGACGCGTCGCGTGCGGCGCCGAGCACGGTCGTGCGCTCGCCGGGCGCCGCACACGCCGCCGAGATCCTGCGCGAAGGCGCGATCGCGGCGTCCGCGCTGCGCGCGGCCGCGCTCGAACGCGGTCTCGACGCCGCGCTCGCGAGCCCCGCGCGCGGCCCCGCGCGCTGA
- the purD gene encoding phosphoribosylamine--glycine ligase, giving the protein MRVLVVGSGGREHALVWKLHQSPRLSALHAAPGSAAIAELATCHAVKTDDAAGLVALARSLAIDLVVVGPEDPLAEGLADRLRDAGIATFGPSAAAARLEGSKRFAKEFMARHAIPTARHASFTALDDALRYVRELGARCVVKADGLAAGKGVAMCETTAAAESALSEMMGERRFGDAGAAVVVEEWLDGEEASYYALCDGANVVPLAAAQDHKRALDGDRGENTGGMGAYSPAPVFTAAVEKQVLERVVLPTVRGMAAEGHPYRGVLFVGLMIDGAGDARVVEFNVRFGDPETQPLLVRLDDDLLPLLDAAARGALDPATRLHWGDAATCVVMASGGYPRSYETGKPIAGLDEAASCEGVAIFHAGTRRAADGGFETAGGRVLGVTGRGASVAESRDRAYAAVARIRFEGAHYRRDIAHRALAR; this is encoded by the coding sequence GTGCGCGTTCTCGTCGTCGGATCGGGCGGTCGCGAGCACGCGCTCGTCTGGAAGCTCCACCAGAGCCCGCGCCTGTCCGCGCTCCACGCCGCGCCGGGCAGTGCCGCGATCGCCGAGCTCGCGACGTGCCACGCCGTGAAGACGGACGACGCGGCCGGCCTCGTCGCGCTCGCTCGCTCGCTCGCGATCGACCTCGTCGTCGTCGGCCCCGAGGATCCGCTCGCGGAAGGGCTCGCCGATCGGCTGCGCGACGCGGGCATCGCCACCTTCGGGCCCTCGGCCGCGGCCGCGCGCCTCGAGGGCAGCAAGCGCTTCGCGAAGGAGTTCATGGCGCGCCACGCGATCCCGACGGCGCGCCACGCGAGCTTCACCGCGCTCGACGACGCGCTCCGCTACGTGCGCGAGCTCGGCGCGCGCTGCGTCGTGAAGGCCGACGGTCTCGCGGCGGGCAAGGGCGTGGCGATGTGCGAGACGACCGCCGCCGCCGAGAGCGCACTGAGCGAGATGATGGGCGAGCGCCGCTTCGGCGACGCGGGCGCGGCCGTCGTCGTCGAGGAGTGGCTCGACGGCGAGGAGGCCTCGTACTACGCGCTCTGCGACGGCGCGAACGTCGTGCCGCTCGCCGCCGCGCAGGATCACAAGCGCGCACTCGACGGCGACCGCGGCGAGAACACGGGCGGCATGGGCGCCTACTCGCCGGCGCCGGTGTTCACCGCTGCCGTCGAGAAGCAGGTGCTCGAGCGCGTCGTGCTGCCGACCGTGCGCGGCATGGCGGCGGAAGGTCACCCCTACCGCGGCGTCCTGTTCGTCGGCCTCATGATCGACGGCGCGGGCGACGCGCGGGTCGTCGAGTTCAACGTGCGCTTCGGCGATCCCGAGACGCAGCCGCTCCTGGTCCGGCTCGACGACGACCTGCTCCCGCTGCTCGACGCCGCCGCGCGCGGCGCGCTCGACCCGGCGACGCGCCTGCACTGGGGCGACGCGGCGACCTGCGTCGTGATGGCGTCGGGCGGCTACCCGCGCAGCTACGAGACGGGCAAGCCGATCGCCGGCCTCGACGAGGCCGCGTCGTGCGAAGGCGTCGCGATCTTCCACGCCGGCACGCGGCGCGCCGCCGACGGCGGCTTCGAGACGGCGGGCGGGCGCGTGCTCGGCGTGACCGGGCGCGGCGCGAGCGTCGCCGAGTCGCGCGATCGCGCCTACGCCGCCGTCGCGCGCATCCGCTTCGAGGGCGCGCACTACCGGCGCGACATCGCGCACCGTGCCCTCGCGCGCTGA
- a CDS encoding KH domain-containing protein, whose protein sequence is MAGDARAAAELVEFLAKAIVSDRDAVKVNVTDGGECLELETADDDRGRVIGRQGRIAKALRAVLAESSVGAGCRLDIVD, encoded by the coding sequence ATGGCCGGCGACGCGCGCGCGGCGGCCGAGCTGGTCGAGTTCCTGGCGAAGGCGATCGTGAGCGATCGCGACGCCGTCAAGGTCAACGTCACCGACGGCGGCGAGTGCCTCGAGCTCGAGACGGCCGACGACGACCGCGGCCGCGTGATCGGCCGCCAGGGCCGCATCGCGAAGGCGCTGCGCGCGGTGCTCGCGGAGTCGAGCGTCGGCGCCGGCTGCCGGCTCGACATCGTCGACTGA
- the rsmI gene encoding 16S rRNA (cytidine(1402)-2'-O)-methyltransferase, whose protein sequence is MGTLYVVATPIGNLEDVTLRALRVLREAALVLAEDTRRTRILLDHHGIAARPVSLHAHNEAARVERALEALRAGDAIALVSDAGTPLVSDPGERLVRAAIDDGHDVVPVPGASAPLAALVASGLRAQPFAFVGFPPRRRAARRALLAPFAARGETLVLFESPRRVGATLRELAEWLGAERRACVARELTKLHEELARGSLGELAERYASGARGEVTIAVEGRDADAAPEVDDDAVEREIAARVRAGERPREIAAAMAPATGLAKRALYARAVAASGRAAEDGRGGAPARARGTDG, encoded by the coding sequence ATGGGGACGCTCTACGTCGTCGCGACGCCGATCGGAAACCTCGAGGACGTGACGCTGCGCGCGCTGCGCGTGCTGCGCGAGGCGGCGCTCGTGCTCGCCGAGGACACGCGCCGCACGCGCATCCTGCTCGACCACCACGGCATCGCCGCTCGCCCCGTCTCGCTCCACGCGCACAACGAGGCGGCGCGCGTCGAGCGCGCGCTCGAGGCGTTGCGCGCGGGCGACGCGATCGCGCTCGTCTCCGACGCCGGGACGCCGCTCGTCTCCGACCCCGGCGAGCGGCTCGTGCGCGCGGCGATCGACGACGGCCACGACGTCGTTCCCGTGCCCGGCGCTTCCGCGCCGCTCGCCGCGCTCGTCGCGAGCGGCCTGCGCGCGCAGCCGTTCGCGTTCGTCGGCTTCCCCCCGCGGCGCCGCGCCGCGCGCCGCGCGCTGCTCGCGCCGTTCGCCGCGCGCGGAGAGACGCTCGTGCTGTTCGAGTCGCCGCGGCGCGTCGGCGCGACGCTGCGCGAGCTCGCGGAGTGGCTCGGCGCAGAGCGCCGCGCCTGCGTCGCGCGCGAGCTCACGAAGCTGCACGAGGAGCTCGCGCGCGGCTCGCTCGGCGAGCTGGCCGAACGCTATGCGAGCGGCGCGCGCGGCGAGGTGACGATCGCCGTCGAGGGCCGCGACGCCGACGCCGCGCCCGAGGTCGACGACGACGCGGTCGAGCGCGAGATCGCCGCGCGCGTGCGCGCGGGCGAGCGGCCGCGCGAGATCGCGGCCGCGATGGCGCCCGCGACCGGGCTCGCGAAGCGCGCGCTCTACGCGCGCGCGGTGGCGGCGAGCGGGCGCGCCGCGGAAGACGGACGCGGCGGGGCGCCCGCGCGCGCGCGAGGAACGGACGGATGA
- the trmD gene encoding tRNA (guanosine(37)-N1)-methyltransferase TrmD, with amino-acid sequence MRIDVVTIFPRLFEAFAEAAFVGIARERGALALQVHDLRDWTTDRHRSVDDAPYGGGPGMVMRPEPLVAAIEALAGPKAPGRAARVVALSPRGARLDQAGLEALAAEPALVLVCGRYEGIDQRALDLAVDAEVSIGDYVLSGGEVPAMVLVEGIVRLLPGVLGNPESAVSESFREDLLEGPHYTRPPVFRGLEVPEVLRSGDHAAIDRWRRERAREVTAARRPDLLAPRRSAEGDKVR; translated from the coding sequence GTGCGGATCGACGTCGTCACGATCTTCCCGCGCCTGTTCGAGGCGTTCGCCGAGGCGGCCTTCGTCGGCATCGCGCGCGAGCGCGGGGCGCTCGCGCTGCAGGTCCACGACCTCCGCGACTGGACCACCGACCGGCACCGCAGCGTCGACGACGCGCCCTACGGCGGCGGGCCGGGGATGGTGATGCGGCCCGAGCCGCTCGTCGCCGCCATCGAGGCCCTCGCGGGGCCGAAGGCGCCCGGCCGGGCGGCGCGCGTGGTCGCGCTGTCGCCGCGCGGCGCGCGGCTCGACCAGGCCGGGCTCGAGGCGCTCGCCGCCGAGCCCGCGCTCGTCCTCGTCTGCGGCCGCTACGAGGGCATCGACCAGCGCGCGCTCGACCTCGCCGTCGACGCCGAGGTCTCGATCGGCGACTACGTGCTGTCGGGGGGCGAGGTCCCGGCCATGGTCCTCGTCGAGGGCATCGTCCGGCTGCTCCCGGGCGTCCTCGGAAACCCCGAATCCGCGGTGAGCGAGTCCTTCCGGGAGGATCTTTTGGAAGGACCGCACTACACTCGGCCGCCCGTTTTCCGCGGCCTCGAAGTCCCCGAGGTGCTGCGTTCGGGAGATCACGCCGCGATCGATCGCTGGCGCAGGGAGCGGGCGCGCGAGGTCACTGCCGCGCGCCGACCCGACCTGCTCGCCCCGCGACGATCGGCGGAAGGAGACAAGGTGCGATGA
- a CDS encoding DUF1015 domain-containing protein: MTDIRPFRGVRYDPKRVELSKVIVPPYDVISDAQRGTYYDRDPHNAIRFELTRDPRDQATTDYHEIREWLDAWRASGVLVRDDEPALYVMRQTFEHGGHRYSRTGFFAALALAEYGEGKVLRHERTLAKPIADRLRLLEAARANLSSAFLLYRDEAGELEELLAAALERAPLGRAVDDGGVEYEVGRLGGDDAARVCRFLASRSVVIADGHHRYQTALEYRNRRRAAGAAAGAPSEATLAFFANADAEGSLLLPIHRAIVEVPAPDDATWRERLPGWSCRSVRLEGAASIEAVLAAELAPHAGEAAFAADDGSGVLRVFTRAEPLGDALIVDVVERDVIRGVFGLGDTEIAGGGVEFFKQAEAAAAAVREGAVSVALYLNPVAVEDVFRVARAGGVMPQKSTFFHPKVPTGIVFRTHDPEDGA, from the coding sequence ATGACCGACATCCGGCCGTTCCGCGGCGTGCGCTACGACCCGAAGCGCGTCGAGCTCTCGAAGGTGATCGTGCCGCCGTACGACGTCATCAGCGACGCGCAGCGCGGCACCTACTACGACCGCGATCCGCACAACGCGATCCGCTTCGAGCTCACGCGCGACCCGCGCGACCAGGCGACCACCGACTATCACGAGATCCGCGAGTGGCTCGACGCGTGGCGCGCGAGCGGCGTGCTCGTGCGCGACGACGAGCCCGCGCTCTACGTGATGCGCCAGACGTTCGAGCACGGCGGGCACCGCTACTCGCGCACCGGGTTCTTCGCCGCGCTCGCGCTCGCCGAGTACGGGGAGGGCAAGGTGCTCCGCCACGAGCGCACGCTCGCGAAGCCGATCGCCGACCGCCTCCGGCTGCTCGAGGCCGCGCGCGCCAACCTCTCGAGCGCCTTCCTGCTCTACCGCGACGAGGCGGGCGAGCTCGAGGAGCTGCTCGCGGCCGCGCTCGAACGGGCGCCGCTCGGCCGCGCGGTCGACGACGGCGGCGTCGAGTACGAGGTGGGGCGACTCGGCGGCGACGACGCGGCGCGCGTGTGCCGCTTCCTCGCCTCGCGCTCCGTCGTCATCGCCGACGGCCATCACCGCTACCAGACGGCGCTCGAGTACCGGAACCGCCGGCGCGCGGCCGGCGCGGCGGCCGGCGCGCCGTCGGAGGCGACGCTCGCGTTCTTCGCGAACGCCGATGCCGAGGGAAGCCTGCTGCTCCCGATCCACCGCGCGATCGTCGAGGTGCCGGCGCCCGACGACGCGACGTGGCGCGAGCGCCTCCCGGGGTGGAGCTGCCGCTCGGTGCGGCTCGAGGGCGCCGCATCGATCGAGGCCGTGCTCGCCGCCGAGCTCGCGCCGCACGCGGGCGAGGCCGCGTTCGCGGCCGACGACGGCAGCGGCGTGCTGCGGGTGTTCACGCGCGCCGAGCCGCTCGGCGACGCGCTGATCGTCGACGTCGTCGAGCGCGACGTGATCCGCGGCGTGTTCGGTCTCGGCGACACCGAGATCGCGGGGGGCGGCGTCGAGTTCTTCAAGCAGGCCGAGGCGGCGGCGGCCGCGGTGCGCGAGGGGGCGGTGAGCGTCGCGCTCTACCTGAACCCCGTCGCCGTCGAGGACGTGTTCCGCGTCGCGCGCGCGGGCGGCGTGATGCCGCAGAAGTCGACCTTCTTCCATCCGAAGGTGCCGACCGGCATCGTGTTCCGGACGCACGACCCGGAGGACGGCGCGTAG
- the rimM gene encoding ribosome maturation factor RimM (Essential for efficient processing of 16S rRNA) — MAAQRVAIGVVTRAFGTRGELRVRWLGDGPQALASADRIFVARSPEDPVPRRHAVRAVEPCGGDEVRMALAGLRDTADAEAYVGHLVLVDAQALPALGDDEFYWHELVGYRVETTDGELVGVVRTLWETGAHDVLVVDPPARAPSEDGRGAAAADRGADDGGEDAPLLIPTAREVLVAIDRERRTAVVDAPPGLLER, encoded by the coding sequence GTGGCGGCGCAGCGCGTCGCGATCGGCGTCGTGACGCGCGCCTTCGGCACGCGCGGGGAGCTGCGCGTGCGCTGGCTCGGCGACGGCCCCCAGGCGCTCGCGAGCGCCGATCGCATCTTCGTCGCGCGTTCTCCCGAGGATCCGGTACCGCGCCGTCACGCCGTGCGCGCGGTCGAGCCGTGCGGCGGCGACGAGGTGCGCATGGCGCTCGCCGGGCTCCGCGACACGGCCGATGCGGAGGCCTACGTCGGCCACCTCGTGCTCGTCGACGCGCAGGCGCTGCCCGCGCTCGGCGACGACGAGTTCTACTGGCACGAGCTCGTGGGCTACCGCGTCGAGACCACGGACGGCGAGCTGGTCGGCGTCGTCCGCACGCTCTGGGAGACCGGCGCGCACGACGTGCTCGTCGTCGACCCGCCCGCGCGCGCGCCGAGCGAGGACGGTCGCGGCGCGGCGGCCGCCGACCGGGGTGCCGACGACGGCGGCGAGGACGCGCCGCTCCTGATCCCGACGGCGCGCGAGGTGCTCGTCGCGATCGACCGCGAGCGGCGAACGGCGGTCGTCGACGCGCCGCCCGGCCTGCTCGAGCGCTGA
- a CDS encoding DUF721 domain-containing protein — protein sequence MRRPRRVAKPVVVGDAIGRVLGELGLDAARRAFDIGQCWEAAVGEAVARHARPLGLRGDVLEVEVASSVWAQQLQLQQGALLDALAAALPDGAERPRELRFRVGGAGASSAPRGAR from the coding sequence GTGCGCCGTCCCCGGCGCGTCGCGAAGCCGGTCGTCGTCGGCGACGCGATCGGCCGCGTGCTCGGCGAGCTCGGGCTCGACGCCGCGAGGCGCGCCTTCGACATCGGGCAGTGCTGGGAGGCCGCCGTCGGCGAGGCGGTCGCGCGCCACGCGCGGCCGCTCGGCCTGCGCGGCGACGTGCTCGAGGTCGAGGTCGCGTCGAGCGTGTGGGCGCAGCAGCTGCAGCTGCAGCAGGGCGCGCTGCTCGACGCGCTCGCGGCCGCGCTGCCCGACGGAGCCGAGCGTCCGCGCGAGCTGCGCTTCCGCGTCGGCGGTGCGGGGGCATCGTCCGCTCCGCGCGGCGCGCGCTAG
- a CDS encoding heparinase II/III family protein, with protein MNVLRTWRAVRHLRPVQIAGQLRHVLAPSRRIALPAPRAPRWTLARWPVAPPPAPAHARWDGAGAIELVGHGARFARPGEGASVEAIDWQYTAGGPLFAYQLHFFEWARARSATPAVRGRAVAHWIANARGGVGWDAHPISVRTLAWLLMRFADEGGLALDDAADEALRRSLDQQLETLAGQLETRLQANHLLENRIALVAGGLALEGARSARWLAHADALAADLREQFGEEGAHYERSPMYHAVLLEHLLHLLALAQATGERAPRSLVDALHATCARALAALEVWTHPDGEIALLGDAALGIAQPPAALRAYASALGVALVPLAERGLLRSTGHARLEAGELVLIASVGGPSPPFQPGHAHCDALAFELSAGGRRVVVDTGVFEYVPGARRDLARATRAHATLEVGGAEQAECFGGHRVGGRPRVAIASAVPERAVEATCAGWSTPRTVHRRRFEVVPGSSRIEIEDRIEGDPRPVRAFLPLAPGLEPALDATLGRARVPLGDGRTLAVELPAGFAWRVVSAPYWPRFGCEEERRVVVGEAGALARARFRISLER; from the coding sequence ATGAACGTGCTCCGCACCTGGCGCGCCGTGCGGCACCTGCGGCCCGTGCAGATCGCCGGTCAGCTCCGTCACGTGCTCGCGCCCTCGCGGCGCATCGCGCTCCCGGCGCCGCGCGCGCCGCGCTGGACGCTCGCGCGCTGGCCGGTCGCGCCGCCGCCCGCGCCCGCGCACGCGCGCTGGGACGGTGCGGGTGCGATCGAGCTCGTCGGCCACGGCGCGCGGTTCGCGCGTCCGGGCGAGGGGGCGTCCGTCGAGGCGATCGACTGGCAGTACACCGCGGGCGGGCCGCTGTTCGCCTATCAGCTCCACTTCTTCGAGTGGGCGCGCGCGCGCAGCGCGACGCCCGCCGTGCGCGGACGCGCCGTCGCGCACTGGATCGCGAACGCGCGCGGGGGCGTCGGCTGGGACGCGCACCCGATCTCGGTGCGGACGCTCGCGTGGCTGCTGATGCGGTTCGCCGACGAGGGCGGGCTCGCGCTCGACGACGCGGCGGACGAGGCGCTGCGCCGCTCGCTCGACCAGCAGCTCGAGACGCTCGCGGGCCAGCTCGAGACGCGCCTGCAGGCGAACCACCTGCTCGAGAACCGCATCGCGCTCGTCGCCGGCGGGCTCGCCCTCGAGGGCGCGCGCAGCGCGCGCTGGCTCGCGCACGCCGACGCGCTCGCAGCGGACCTGCGCGAGCAGTTCGGCGAGGAGGGCGCGCACTACGAGCGCAGCCCGATGTACCACGCGGTCCTCCTCGAGCACCTGCTCCACCTGCTCGCGCTCGCGCAGGCGACGGGCGAGCGCGCGCCGCGCTCGCTCGTCGACGCGCTGCACGCGACGTGTGCGCGCGCGCTCGCCGCGCTCGAGGTGTGGACGCATCCCGACGGCGAGATCGCGCTGCTCGGCGACGCGGCGCTCGGCATCGCGCAGCCGCCCGCCGCGCTGCGCGCCTACGCGAGTGCGCTCGGTGTCGCGCTCGTTCCGCTCGCCGAGCGCGGGCTCCTGCGTTCGACCGGCCACGCGCGTCTCGAGGCCGGGGAGCTCGTGCTGATCGCGTCGGTCGGCGGGCCGAGCCCGCCGTTCCAGCCCGGGCACGCGCACTGCGACGCGCTCGCCTTCGAGCTCTCCGCGGGCGGACGCCGCGTCGTCGTCGACACGGGCGTCTTCGAGTACGTGCCGGGCGCCCGCCGCGACCTCGCCCGTGCGACGCGCGCGCACGCGACGCTCGAGGTGGGCGGCGCGGAGCAGGCGGAGTGCTTCGGCGGCCACCGCGTCGGCGGGCGTCCGCGCGTGGCGATCGCGAGCGCGGTGCCCGAGCGCGCCGTCGAGGCGACGTGCGCGGGCTGGAGCACGCCGCGCACCGTGCACCGGCGGCGCTTCGAGGTCGTGCCGGGCTCGTCGCGCATCGAGATCGAGGACCGCATCGAGGGCGATCCGCGCCCGGTGCGCGCCTTCCTGCCGCTCGCGCCCGGCCTCGAGCCGGCGCTCGACGCGACGCTCGGCCGCGCGCGCGTTCCGCTCGGCGACGGCCGGACGCTCGCCGTCGAGCTCCCGGCCGGATTCGCGTGGCGCGTCGTGTCGGCGCCGTACTGGCCGCGCTTCGGCTGCGAGGAGGAGCGGCGCGTGGTCGTCGGCGAGGCCGGGGCGCTCGCTCGCGCGCGCTTTAGGATCTCGCTCGAACGCTAG